Within Primulina tabacum isolate GXHZ01 chromosome 5, ASM2559414v2, whole genome shotgun sequence, the genomic segment TGATTAAACTATAACCCTTGGTGTCAATACTTTGCATATAAAAAAGTCCTTATTTCCATAATCACACACACCAACAAAAATATTTCATCACAATCAATTGCAAATAGAAGCATATATTGGTGCATTTGTCGTGATTTATACTATATAGATAGTTCAAAAGTATTCCAAAGTTCTTTGTTCTTgtgatttaaaatgatattaATACAAGAAGAAAATCGTTATGTCTTGAGAGACAATTGTCATATGCTATAAACAATGTGTGTGAAACAAATTCATCTTGAAGACATCTAGTTTAACTCTAGACTCGATTCAACCGAAATttgccatttcagattatgtcatAGATTCTATAGCAACAGAAATTGAGACGATATTATGTTAACCAGAGACGCCACACGCAGCGTTGGCCAAATAATTTCATGAGTttgtgataaataatttttcgctctcattcttttatgtcaaATCATTTTGGAGTTCCGAATGTTTTTATTCTGttgtatatataaaaaatccATAGATTTATACATTTtagatgtatttattttttattattattacatattTAGTATTATTCTTTTTATCAATATtattagatttttttatttaaaaaaatatttatcaaaacatacaaaataaaatttgtcataaATCTAAGAGGCTGGTTTTTCAAACCCGTGCACTGGAATAATTGGTCgggaaattttgaaaaataaatttctatCTATATACGTTTTTTTAGTTTTGTGTTCTTTACGTCTTTTGGTTTGCCACCAGAACTTAGTTGAACTATCAACATACATGACAGCCTTATTGGTCGACGCCTCCTCgggaaattttgaaaaatgaacttctatgtatatacgttttttttttaaaaaatgacatccgttttttaaaatattatgatgCAATAGATTGTATCACATATTTCAAGCATATGAGGTTTTTTTATTCAGATAAAAAGTTATTTGCTTGGACGAATTGAtcttaaaaataactttttttttccttcgtCTCTTTGAATCTGTGATTTGGCGCACCTGTTCGCCTCGTGAAATTGTGGGCAGTCGGTTCTGTGGAGCTGTAACCCGTTTCATTCAAGGTTCAGGGGGATGAAATGCTTCAAATAGCTATGGAGGATGGCACTTTGTACAGGCATCTGCACAAGCTGGTGGGCTTGAAGTCGGAGGAAGAGATTGAAAACTTGCTTGAAATGCTATGGCAGACCCGCAAAACTGGTCTTTCCGCTCCACAAAAGTCTTCCCTTCAGTCCCTTCTCAGGCTCCCCCTTCTCACCGACCTTGACCCGGTAAGTGATTATTGTTCCCTTCCCAGTAAATCTTGTTTGATCCAACAACATAATTCAGGTATGATATCATGTGTTTTAGTCAaaagaaatatattttgatcTCTACGTTTTAAGAACCTAGATAAAAAAAGTGGTCACTCTAAAGGGCTTTCCCTTAATATATTGCATATTAGCCACATATGTATTTGATGTGTTATACCTTGTGTTCCATCCAAGAATACGTCTTCTGGCTTGGAGTTTGAGATTTTGTTAAAACTCTGTGTTGTGAACAAAGTGTAGTGTGATAGTGAGTTACTGTTTTCGGTTTGCTTCTCTTTTTTATGCATGTTCTTTACTCACCTCTCGAATGAACCACTTGAATGGAGGTATTCGAAgatatgaatttcaaatctaccGCTACCGTAAATGCAGTTGATTATGACAGCTTTGAAATCCTTCCAAGAtggtatcaattcaaatccACTATTCAGATCCCTCCCCACAAACAGTCTAATCCTCTCATCCATgcacaacttaaaataaaacatatttcgCTTGGTACAGTTTTAGTGGCACCATACAGGGCAGAAATTCAATTGTTGATAATTAGCTGGCATGTTTTGATAAGTTGGCTTGCATGCATTGTCTTGGATAGTTTGTATTGTCCGTTCAATCCGCTtggtattgaatatttgattcaCAACTTTCATGAGTAGATTCTACTCCATTAATGGTTAGCTGAGAGTGTTCAATTGGTAGGATTCTGATCAAATTTCGACATATACTTAAGTGTTGATCATAGGTGCTGGCATGCCTTCGTTCTCTTCTTATGAAGTGTTTGCACAAGAGTTTTGGCGGTGATTACATTTTGAAGCTGCTTCCACCCGATCTGACATTGGAAATGCAAAGGATGCTGCTTGTAACATTGCAGAAACATCAGAACCAGTGGAAGGAAGAGCTATCCCAAGAAGACGTaatcttttttcttgatttcaaacAATATGGGATATGATATCCTTCTTGTGATGATGAATTGTAGAATCTCTTTGACGCATGTGATTCTTGCAAACATATTATGAGCAATAATATGCTGGGCATATTTTTGTTATCATCTTTAATTGTAACAATTTTATGTCTGGCAGCGTTTATTCGGAAAAACAAGCTTCTCGTATCAGCTTAATGCTGGACTTCTGACGCCGTTGTCATCGTTTTCCTTACCAGAGGTTTCTGGGTCATTATTGCCACAACAATTTCCTGTTACTCAATTGAACAATCATAATCTTGGAGGCCATACTTCGATTGCTGCTGAAAGAAACATGTTGAGTTTTCCATCAACGTTAACTCTTAAAAATGATGCTTTCCCCACTGACACTCTGGTATGCTATTTTATAAAGAAATTTTCTTCCTTTCccttttgaaataattttctgATGGAAAATTATCTTCCCCACTCCTTAACCACTTTTTTGTCTACTCATTGAGATGTTTTGACATTTATTCATGCTGCCTCCGTAATCGGGTCACTTGTCCATTAGTGTAGAATATTGAAGTAACATACTTATTTCTTCCTTCTGTTGTTTTCTCATAATTCACTCAAGTTCCACTCCAGAATGTGACGCAGTGGTCAAGTTCATAAAAGTTCATTTTCTACTAAAGGAAGCTGTGCTGCTAATCTATGTTGATGTATAAACTTGCTGTAGGGAACTCTTCCCCAACTAAAGTTCATGACATGGACCATAGATAACAAGAATGCAGTGCCAGAGAGCCGAGTGGCTCTTATTACGCTTAAGGTATGCGAATTAAAAGAACTTCTATGATTGGTGCTCCACTTAATCGACCAAAACATCACACAATATAAGAAAGAGTAAGTGGATAATGAGTAGCCTAATGGATACATAGTCATTCTCGCTGTCCTTGCTGGGACAGCCAGCCATTAAAAGGTTCGTAGATTACAGGATGATTTGAAATCACAGACTTCTATCTTTTAGATTTCGCTAAGGTTGCATAGTGAAGTTTCATATAAAACTTTTTTGGTTATCTTTGTTATAAagttcttcatatatactctGCAAAGCCTTCTCTCTTTTACACTCTGCTAAGGATGCATTcatcttttatatatatttattaaagatttcatTAGGTTGACTCATTACGGGCACTTTTGTAGAATGCTTCTCAATATAtttccatattttttttaattaagcatGCACCAGGAAGTGTCTGTGTTTACAGTTCTCAtcttttgttttaaaacttaaatatcATGCCCTTTTCGTGATTCCAATTCCTTCATATGTGATAGCTGCAAGATTATAACAAGGCTCCTCCAACGGAGACAGAAATCAAGTTTCAACTCACAAAAGACACACTCGAGGCAGTGCTGAGATCAATGACTTACATCAACGAACAGTTATCACGATTTGTAAGTGAAGTATTCTCTGTTTTGTGTCTTTTATGCTTATCACATCAGTCAGCACAGTGATAGGACTCTTTAAGGGACACAGTTGTGCCTTCATGATATTTCTGCTTCTTCTATAAAGCTGCTGGGTATTCCTTGTGTCACTGAACCCAATATGGTGTTTTTTGTTTTGGTGTCTGCATCATGAAAATTGTTAGTTTTGCAGTTCTGTAATGTATATCTTGCAATTTTTGGTTCAGGCAGGACCGTCTTCAGCCTCATTGCAGAAGAAACAAAGGCGATAGCCTCAGTTTTCCAGTAATGTATATATCTTGCATTTTTGTTTGTACTCCTGTGCAGTGTCTAGATGAATATCACTCACCATTTTCATCAGCCTTGCTGGGTAGTCTGTAGAGCTGTCTTCTTGTTGCTTGACGAGTCTCAGCTTAGCTTGAGAACCCTTTTTTCGGGTCACTGGTAAGTACCCGAAATAGAGCTGCTGTATGTATATTCATATGTAATTATAGTGCATGATTTAGTCTGAACACAAATGGTGCTGGCAGTTTAAGGGCTATAATAAGTTCAAGAATTTTCCATTTGATATATAAAGTAcatcaataaaataaacatatgttgGTAATATCAAAATCGCACAAAACACAAAATTACTACAAAAAATTTGTGACAAATCCTGTCGAATGTTCAATGCCAAGCCCTGCACAAGCACGAGGTTCGATCACACGCCTCGAAAGATGATATATGAATTGGAGGACAAATGCAAGCATTATCCCCCATCTTTTCTAAGATCAAGATGACCAAGTTTTGAGGATGATGTTTTACATAACTTGTTAGTTGTCCAACATCGTTGAATGAAGTTGTATatattcatatttacaataaaaaataatatttttttatgagtgatctaattataatatttgtatcacacaattttttttaatgataattatatatttttctcatctatttTCTCATAATGTAATAACGATAATGTAATAAAGAATACTTATCTCTttgttcaaaaaataaaaatgtattttattagaataataaatgtatgtgtgtataaaaaaagaataataaatatatattatgatattttttaatttttttttaaaaaaaaaccataaGAAAGAGAACGATAATTTCTCTTGTTCGTTTGCGcgtcaattttaatttatttcttattttgaCCTTCACCACCTCTTTCGTGCGACCCCAGCTCAGCTCTTATTCTCAAGGGTTTTTCCAATTTCTGTAATCTCAAAAGCCCTGTACGCAATTCATATCGCGAATGTATACGAATCCGTTCGTAATCCTACATTAACTTTACAATTAGTTTTGTTTCGCTTTCGTTTTCATTTtagatttatttttctttttcttttgggAAAATGTGCTATAATGGAAGTGCTTCAACAATCAGGTATTCCATCGTTTCCTAATTTGCgtgaaatttacatttttatttaaatatcttgcAGTATTGTTTTGCGGAGACAGCGGCGGAGGGAGAGGGGCTGGGGGTCTGTCGGGGCAGCCTTTGGATGGCCTGTCTTAGATTTTTCGGTGGTCTTATGGATTTGTTATGCGCATGCAAAAGGAATAGCCTCGTTCTTTTAACTTTTCGAGTTTTGGTTTCAAAGACTTCGGGCTCGGTCCAATAGGTTGATATGAACTAGtaattttttgttctttttgGCCTCAAGAtttgttttttaaatgtttttttttctcaACTGACTTCTTTGGGTAATTGGGTTGGTCGTTAAAGAGGTAGGGAACTCGAGGTAAACAGGTTCTTAGAACTATATGTTGACTGTACATACATGCAATGGCTCAGCCAGGAATCTGGCGTTACCGAGTctataattttaaactctaacatcctttaatattttaaattgatctatccgaactaatatcaaatttattcaaaattatacaaaaatttacgtataaatttttttaaaaaatttggatCACGCCGGCTAAAGCCCGGGTACAACAAGCTTTACCTCCGCCCCTGCATACATGAACACTTTAGCCCGGGTACAACAAGCTTTACCTCCGCCCCTGCATACATGAACACGTGTACTTGTGTGACGCACATCAGTAAATGTATCTTATGAACACTAGCATGTGGAATGCCTGAAAATTAGTGTATGTTTATGAATCCCATAATTTGTTAGCCGTTTTTGGTGGGATTGAGAATCCATGCAAATTAGAGAAATTTTTTGTTCTCAAGTGATAATTCATGTAAAGTGAAATGTCTAGTCAAGTTGAATGCCTTAAGATTTCGACATTTGTTATCTTGTCTTCTTTAGTTGAGTTTTAGTTATTACCATGAATAATCTAATCAAATTTTATCTTTGTCTTGGAGTGTTTGAAAAGCTTAATTAGTCATTGTTCTATTTTCCTGTTTGATTTCTAGTAGATTTAATCAAACTCGAATAATTTTtgcaaaatatattaatattaacttTAAAAATACACGACTGTGATGGAGTTTTAGGTTTCccattaattattttttgagaTTCACCACTGAGAGAATACTATAGCGATGCTCGGCGGTCGTTTGTCTTAATCCATATTCACTTGCTTATGgatttctttcttttatttttgaaagttacGTCTTGGCCATGATAGAGAGTGCATATttttgaggatgtttcaaatgAGAACAGATTTAATGATGGTAATATGTTGACCATCTTGTTGAGAAAACCGATATTTGTACACTGTAGCTGATACGATGTGAACCTGTAGatattctttttttattttttatacttgtatatatttatattccGTCTCGTGAAAAACACTTCTGATAAAACGTGCTAGCGAAGTTTTGATTTTACTTTCTTGAAGACTTTGGGCTCTCTTGGTGTTGTTTTAGGAGTTTTTTGTAAAGTTATGGGGAATATTTCGAGAAAATAAATTGTTACCATAATTGAAAACTAATgactgatattttaaaatgaattggaAAAGTATTTTgactgaaataatgaaaatgAGATAGTGgtgtttgattttattttttaagataTGTGATATATTTTGAGAAATGAATCTAAACTAGGGTTATCCTTCCTCACTTTATTGCCTCCACGGCTCCACCCCCAATTAACCTGTGCAGAAACCTTCATCTCAAGCAAGCCTCTTCCTCACTCACGCTATACTAATATCCCAAAATTGTATCCCAAATAGtggtaatttttttctttatttcattaatttgctATCCggtcattaaatttttttttgcatgGACGGAG encodes:
- the LOC142546236 gene encoding uncharacterized protein LOC142546236 isoform X1; its protein translation is MLQIAMEDGTLYRHLHKLVGLKSEEEIENLLEMLWQTRKTGLSAPQKSSLQSLLRLPLLTDLDPVLACLRSLLMKCLHKSFGGDYILKLLPPDLTLEMQRMLLVTLQKHQNQWKEELSQEDRLFGKTSFSYQLNAGLLTPLSSFSLPEVSGSLLPQQFPVTQLNNHNLGGHTSIAAERNMLSFPSTLTLKNDAFPTDTLGTLPQLKFMTWTIDNKNAVPESRVALITLKLQDYNKAPPTETEIKFQLTKDTLEAVLRSMTYINEQLSRFVSEAGPSSASLQKKQRR
- the LOC142546236 gene encoding uncharacterized protein LOC142546236 isoform X2; amino-acid sequence: MLQIAMEDGTLYRHLHKLVGLKSEEEIENLLEMLWQTRKTGLSAPQKSSLQSLLRLPLLTDLDPVLACLRSLLMKCLHKSFGGDYILKLLPPDLTLEMQRMLLVTLQKHQNQWKEELSQEDRLFGKTSFSYQLNAGLLTPLSSFSLPEVSGSLLPQQFPVTQLNNHNLGGHTSIAAERNMLSFPSTLTLKNDAFPTDTLGTLPQLKFMTWTIDNKNAVPESRVALITLKLQDYNKAPPTETEIKFQLTKDTLEAVLRSMTYINEQLSRFAGPSSASLQKKQRR